One region of Marivirga arenosa genomic DNA includes:
- a CDS encoding 1-acyl-sn-glycerol-3-phosphate acyltransferase → MAYYLAKFILWLGGWKVSAEIPENINKAVMIAAPHTSNWDLVWARAAFYILKIPVRYTVKKELLKGPLKWILNAFGAIGIDRTHKNGKKQSMTEAMIKLFDDREKLVILVTPEGTRSYQPNWKTGFYRVAEGANVPILCGYLDYKNKIAGVGPSFEAKGDMDANIEKIKDFYRPIQGKYPEQGVI, encoded by the coding sequence ATGGCGTATTACTTAGCAAAGTTTATTCTCTGGTTGGGAGGTTGGAAAGTATCCGCTGAAATACCTGAAAATATAAACAAAGCAGTTATGATAGCTGCACCACATACCTCTAATTGGGATTTAGTTTGGGCAAGAGCGGCTTTTTACATACTCAAAATCCCTGTTCGTTATACAGTTAAAAAAGAATTATTGAAAGGTCCATTGAAATGGATCTTGAATGCTTTTGGTGCTATTGGTATTGATAGAACTCATAAAAATGGTAAAAAGCAATCGATGACAGAAGCCATGATTAAATTATTCGATGATCGAGAAAAACTAGTGATTTTAGTGACCCCTGAGGGTACTAGAAGCTATCAACCTAATTGGAAAACTGGCTTTTATAGGGTGGCAGAAGGAGCAAATGTTCCTATATTATGTGGTTATTTAGATTACAAAAATAAAATTGCAGGCGTTGGGCCTAGCTTTGAAGCAAAAGGGGATATGGATGCGAATATTGAAAAGATAAAGGATTTTTATAGACCTATTCAGGGCAAATACCCTGAACAGGGCGTTATATAA
- a CDS encoding ligand-binding sensor domain-containing protein, which produces MNVLLNIAIKNHKTVVKRLTELIRIINIFLLLGIIHSTAWSQFYPAKVYSIRDGMPTNAIFDITQANDGIMWFMTSKGVVNYNSLKWHLFSDSLQLPNSPYSYIRALEDGSVWTAGQNSNDFVIKYYKNENWQSVKLEGIEKIEGKFTFDVRLNNSGYSIIIGGRNTIYLHETSSSTLQKYQLSDNPYYRINSIKFHNKIAYISTSEGLYTLNNSISSHPINQHLEINDEVLQIHWDKKDLYLLGINWLALYQDDEFKYLSNDTGVNSSSRFNKHNLTVDRFGRIFYSSMSSAQFLDRSTGYGKILYINGRVFNAQSNRIYVDTENNVWVGDHRGLFKFNVLRFQNYNENIGLANDEVTAITYHDQQLILANQNQLNFLENGNIVKKLNIGFKAGIRILDLATNGSNQLFIAANSAGLKLYDGQEVINLDWKTKNEDHVVTSVEFINDKLYYSTNVALYSYEEGVIKKEVKVPYIRNISQLNKDTIAALSTSEGLFLYNPSTKNIQQFTSSSRIYNNVYNVCKWNDQYFIGTSGGLAVIKNKQIVPFFTSEKLNRVAIYSLFVSKNNNLWLGTNEGIFIWDGMDITNYNKAHGLVGDEINRNAFLQINKEEVWIGTEMGASVYNFDEDLSTELIPNLQLKKAETLEGSVLTESQNILKHDNNTIEFQFLGVSYFDENQINYRYKLNGFDEDWLYIDNPNSNSVRYTNLPPGDFEFLVESSLDNNNWSVPKSLSFTIEKPFYYTYWFVAISIIGVLILLYSIYRIRFYFILKNQQKLKKEVKLRTQEIQRMNDEIQAQNEELISQSEEIATNNERLEEIVQDRTRKLREQNDRLSKYAFMNSHELRGPICRMIGLLNLLKLSQQTEYEKILSLIQETGKELDIITRHINKLLDNVDLSDLQEANSIEVINANNREQDQIDDNIN; this is translated from the coding sequence GTGAATGTTCTATTAAATATTGCCATAAAGAATCATAAAACTGTTGTGAAAAGACTGACTGAATTAATCAGAATCATTAACATCTTTCTACTCTTAGGAATTATTCATTCCACAGCATGGTCACAGTTTTATCCGGCTAAGGTGTATTCCATACGTGATGGAATGCCTACAAATGCAATTTTTGATATTACACAAGCCAATGATGGAATAATGTGGTTTATGACTTCAAAAGGAGTTGTAAATTATAATTCCTTAAAATGGCATCTTTTCTCTGATAGTCTTCAATTACCAAATTCCCCTTACTCCTATATAAGAGCCTTGGAAGATGGCTCAGTCTGGACGGCAGGACAGAATAGCAACGATTTTGTAATTAAATATTATAAAAATGAAAACTGGCAATCAGTTAAGCTAGAGGGTATAGAAAAAATTGAGGGTAAATTCACTTTTGATGTCAGGTTAAATAATTCTGGTTACAGTATTATTATTGGGGGTAGAAACACTATTTATTTACATGAAACTAGCAGTTCTACCTTGCAAAAATATCAATTATCCGATAATCCTTATTACAGAATAAACTCGATTAAGTTTCATAATAAAATAGCTTACATTTCCACTTCTGAAGGTCTCTATACACTTAATAATTCCATTTCAAGTCATCCTATTAATCAACATCTAGAAATTAATGATGAGGTTCTACAAATCCATTGGGACAAAAAAGATTTATACCTATTAGGCATAAACTGGCTTGCTTTATATCAGGATGATGAATTTAAATACCTTAGTAATGATACAGGAGTTAATTCATCCAGTAGATTTAATAAACATAATTTAACAGTGGATCGCTTTGGTAGAATTTTTTATAGTAGCATGAGTTCTGCACAATTTTTAGATAGATCAACTGGTTATGGAAAAATTCTTTACATTAATGGTCGTGTATTTAATGCCCAAAGCAACAGAATTTATGTGGATACTGAGAACAATGTTTGGGTAGGTGATCATAGAGGATTATTTAAATTTAATGTTCTTAGATTTCAGAATTACAATGAAAATATAGGCTTAGCAAATGATGAAGTAACTGCGATAACGTACCATGACCAGCAGCTAATTTTAGCAAACCAAAATCAGCTTAATTTTCTTGAAAATGGAAATATTGTTAAAAAACTAAATATTGGCTTTAAAGCTGGCATAAGAATTCTAGATTTAGCAACTAATGGTTCAAATCAGCTTTTTATTGCAGCTAATTCTGCTGGATTAAAATTGTATGATGGTCAGGAAGTCATAAATCTCGATTGGAAGACTAAAAATGAAGATCATGTTGTAACCTCTGTTGAATTTATCAATGATAAATTATACTATTCAACTAATGTAGCTTTATATAGTTATGAAGAAGGTGTAATAAAAAAAGAAGTAAAAGTACCTTATATTCGAAATATAAGTCAATTAAATAAAGATACAATAGCTGCATTAAGCACTTCTGAAGGTTTATTTTTATATAATCCTTCTACTAAAAATATTCAGCAATTCACATCATCATCTCGCATTTACAATAATGTTTACAATGTATGTAAATGGAACGATCAATATTTCATAGGAACTAGCGGAGGTTTAGCTGTTATTAAAAATAAGCAAATCGTACCTTTTTTCACATCTGAAAAACTAAATAGAGTTGCCATTTACAGCCTATTTGTGAGCAAGAATAATAATTTATGGTTGGGGACGAATGAAGGTATCTTTATTTGGGATGGTATGGATATCACCAATTACAATAAAGCACATGGCTTAGTGGGTGATGAAATCAATAGAAATGCATTTCTTCAAATTAACAAAGAGGAAGTCTGGATAGGAACTGAAATGGGAGCATCCGTTTATAATTTTGATGAAGATTTAAGTACGGAATTAATTCCAAATCTTCAACTTAAAAAGGCTGAAACTCTTGAAGGCAGTGTTTTAACTGAAAGTCAAAATATTTTAAAACATGATAATAATACTATTGAATTTCAATTTCTAGGGGTATCCTATTTTGATGAGAATCAAATCAATTACCGTTACAAGCTCAATGGTTTTGATGAAGACTGGCTTTATATCGATAATCCAAATTCAAACTCAGTTCGCTATACTAATTTACCTCCAGGTGACTTTGAGTTTTTAGTAGAGTCTAGCCTGGATAATAATAATTGGAGTGTACCTAAAAGCTTGAGCTTTACTATCGAAAAACCCTTTTACTACACTTATTGGTTTGTTGCTATTTCAATAATAGGAGTTCTCATTCTTCTTTACAGTATTTATAGGATAAGATTCTATTTTATACTTAAAAACCAACAAAAACTAAAAAAAGAGGTCAAACTTCGTACTCAAGAAATTCAAAGAATGAATGATGAAATACAGGCCCAAAATGAGGAATTAATAAGTCAGAGTGAAGAAATAGCCACCAACAATGAAAGATTGGAGGAGATTGTTCAAGACAGAACTCGTAAACTTAGGGAACAAAATGATAGACTTTCAAAGTATGCGTTCATGAATTCACATGAGCTCAGAGGCCCAATTTGCAGAATGATAGGTTTGTTGAATCTTTTAAAATTATCTCAGCAGACTGAATATGAAAAGATATTAAGCCTTATTCAAGAAACTGGAAAGGAATTGGACATCATCACGAGACATATTAATAAGTTATTAGATAATGTAGATCTAAGTGATTTACAAGAAGCAAATAGTATTGAGGTAATAAATGCCAATAACAGAGAGCAAGATCAAATAGATGATAATATTAATTAA
- the msrB gene encoding peptide-methionine (R)-S-oxide reductase MsrB yields MKHLTISQIGTIMTVAFMSICFQACAQHNSSSETKKELKNHTFEVQKTEQEWKEALDPMAYKVLREAGTERAFTGKYNDFKKEGVFVCNGCKTKLFSSETKYESGTGWPSFFKPINDENVLEVEDRSLGMVRTEVVCAKCGGHLGHVFEDGPKPTGLRYCLNSAALDFKEE; encoded by the coding sequence ATGAAACATCTTACGATAAGTCAAATCGGTACAATTATGACCGTAGCCTTCATGTCAATATGTTTTCAAGCCTGTGCACAACACAACAGCAGCTCTGAAACAAAAAAGGAACTGAAAAACCATACATTTGAAGTTCAAAAAACGGAGCAGGAATGGAAAGAAGCCTTAGATCCTATGGCTTACAAAGTACTTAGAGAAGCCGGAACTGAAAGGGCCTTCACTGGAAAATATAATGATTTCAAAAAGGAAGGTGTTTTTGTTTGTAATGGATGTAAAACTAAATTATTTAGTTCTGAAACGAAATATGAAAGTGGTACAGGATGGCCAAGCTTTTTTAAACCTATTAATGATGAAAATGTGCTAGAAGTTGAAGATCGATCTTTAGGCATGGTTCGCACAGAAGTAGTCTGTGCAAAATGCGGAGGACATTTAGGCCACGTATTTGAAGATGGCCCTAAACCTACAGGCTTAAGATATTGTCTGAATTCAGCAGCTTTAGATTTTAAAGAAGAATAA
- a CDS encoding sugar porter family MFS transporter yields MSKKGLLILIASVAALGGLLFGYDTGIINGTQYYFSKYFELSAAMKGWVVSSALLGCLVGALIAGPMTTKIGRKLTLIVSALLFTISAAGSGLPSFLPESISLLVIFRVIGGLAIGLASMAAPTYIAEISPKDKRGVLVTFYQLAVVTGFFVVFLATYYIGESYSSEQGKIDEGWRWMFWSELIPCIIFLVLTLFIPKSPRWLLLVGRDEEAKKVLDSLHEGVEADRELAEIKQSLAKERKIEKTNINIFQKGAFAIIIIGSLLSLFQQFTGINAVLYYGGDIFEKALGYTQDDVLAQQILLGAVNFTFTFVAMFTVDKLGRKPLIMIGSFGMLLGFILLGGSLYFEQVGLISLIGVLLFIASFAMSMGPVTWVLLSEMFPNKIRSIAMSIAVAIQWAGNYLVSQSFPIIADSEHNEVVWNKSLPYVIFGICIIILIIFTKKYIIETKGRSLEELEDIWAEKYGEIKS; encoded by the coding sequence ATGTCGAAAAAAGGACTTTTAATATTAATTGCATCAGTGGCAGCCTTAGGTGGTTTGCTATTTGGTTATGATACTGGTATTATAAATGGTACTCAGTATTATTTCAGTAAATATTTCGAGTTAAGTGCTGCCATGAAAGGCTGGGTGGTCAGCAGCGCTTTATTAGGATGTTTAGTTGGTGCGCTAATAGCAGGACCAATGACCACAAAAATTGGTCGAAAATTGACATTAATTGTTTCAGCATTATTATTTACAATTTCAGCAGCTGGTTCTGGATTACCATCTTTTTTACCTGAGAGCATCAGCCTATTAGTAATTTTTAGAGTGATAGGTGGTTTAGCTATTGGATTAGCCTCAATGGCTGCACCAACTTATATTGCCGAAATTTCACCAAAAGATAAAAGAGGGGTATTAGTAACTTTCTACCAATTGGCAGTAGTAACTGGTTTCTTTGTAGTATTCCTAGCAACCTATTACATAGGTGAAAGCTATAGTTCAGAACAAGGTAAAATCGATGAAGGATGGAGATGGATGTTTTGGTCTGAATTAATTCCTTGTATTATATTCCTTGTATTGACATTGTTTATACCTAAGAGCCCAAGATGGTTGCTGTTGGTGGGTCGCGATGAAGAGGCTAAAAAAGTTTTGGATTCCTTACACGAAGGTGTAGAAGCAGATAGAGAATTAGCTGAGATTAAACAATCCTTAGCTAAGGAAAGGAAAATAGAAAAAACCAACATCAATATTTTCCAGAAGGGGGCTTTTGCAATTATAATCATAGGTTCATTATTGTCCTTATTCCAACAATTTACGGGTATCAATGCTGTATTGTATTATGGTGGAGATATTTTTGAAAAAGCTTTAGGATATACCCAGGATGATGTTTTGGCACAACAAATATTACTAGGTGCGGTCAATTTCACCTTCACTTTTGTAGCGATGTTTACAGTTGATAAATTGGGAAGAAAACCATTGATCATGATCGGATCATTTGGAATGCTACTAGGGTTTATCCTATTAGGAGGATCTTTGTATTTTGAGCAAGTAGGGTTAATTTCATTAATAGGAGTATTATTATTTATTGCATCATTCGCTATGAGTATGGGGCCTGTTACCTGGGTTTTATTATCCGAAATGTTTCCTAATAAAATTCGAAGTATTGCAATGTCAATAGCAGTAGCTATACAATGGGCAGGTAATTATTTAGTTTCTCAATCATTCCCAATAATTGCAGATAGTGAACACAATGAAGTAGTGTGGAACAAATCATTACCCTATGTAATATTTGGAATCTGTATTATTATACTAATTATCTTTACTAAAAAATATATAATTGAAACCAAAGGTAGAAGCCTGGAGGAATTAGAAGATATATGGGCTGAAAAGTATGGTGAGATAAAATCATAA
- the bglX gene encoding beta-glucosidase BglX, producing MKPFILRLAGLSMSVLLLFSCSSEKTAVTTSSDYNYKVDSLLSIMTLEEKVGQLNQYSLGSEFTGPSSKKGQDSIRYQQLISGQVGSVLNLLGAENTRKMQKLVVEETRLGIPLLFAYDVIHGYKTMFPVPLAESSSWNLDLMQKTAAAAAAETAASGVHWTFAPMIDVTVDARWGRVMEGAGEDPFLQSEIAKARINGFQGSDLSSNKTIAATAKHFAGYGYAESGKDYNSVNINNYILHNHILPPFKAAVEAEAASFMNSFNDINGVPATANEYLLQEILRNKWDYNGVVVSDWNSIGELMNHGVSADLKNAAKKAINAGSEIDMEGTAYVQNLVDLVNSGELKESIVDKAVRHVLQLKYELGLFDDPYKYSNIQREKEVVGHESHYQLAEEMAKESIVLLKNENELLPIKNTNNIAVIGPLANDQDTPLGNWRAQAVSNSASSLLDGLKNALPNSNIEYAEGVKLSIGPNNFFEEQLINQDDRSGFKEAIQLAKQSDLVILALGETAYMSGEARSRADIGLPGLQQELLIEIHSVNPNIVLVLMNGRPLSLSWEDENIPAIVEAWHLGQKAGDAIAATLVGDNNPSAKLTMSFPRHLGQIPIYYNHKITGRPSTAPGMVFYSHYTDVVNSPLYPFGYGLSYSEFEYGEIELSANAMNESEEITASIDVKNISNVDGKEIVQLYIQDLVAEETPMVKSLKGFKKVDIKAGETVQVEFKITNDMLSYYKSNGELTLEKGAFHVFIGPHSQVQNYEEIVLK from the coding sequence ATGAAACCCTTCATTTTAAGATTGGCAGGCCTTTCTATGTCTGTATTATTGTTGTTCTCATGCAGTTCAGAGAAAACAGCTGTGACCACATCTTCTGATTATAATTATAAAGTAGACTCATTACTGTCTATAATGACATTGGAAGAAAAAGTTGGGCAGTTAAATCAATATAGCTTAGGTAGTGAATTTACAGGGCCAAGCAGTAAAAAAGGGCAAGATAGTATTAGATATCAGCAGCTGATTTCAGGTCAAGTTGGTTCTGTATTGAACCTATTAGGTGCTGAAAATACTAGAAAGATGCAAAAACTTGTAGTAGAAGAGACCAGACTCGGAATACCTCTTTTATTTGCATATGATGTAATACACGGTTATAAAACGATGTTTCCAGTTCCTTTGGCCGAAAGTAGCTCTTGGAATCTAGATTTAATGCAAAAAACTGCTGCCGCTGCTGCCGCAGAAACAGCTGCATCAGGAGTGCATTGGACTTTCGCACCTATGATTGATGTTACGGTTGATGCAAGATGGGGCAGAGTTATGGAAGGGGCTGGAGAGGACCCATTTTTACAATCTGAAATAGCTAAAGCAAGAATAAATGGTTTCCAAGGATCTGATTTATCCTCAAATAAAACGATAGCGGCTACGGCAAAACACTTTGCGGGCTACGGTTATGCTGAAAGTGGTAAAGATTATAATTCAGTTAATATAAATAATTACATCCTTCATAATCATATTTTACCTCCCTTTAAAGCTGCTGTCGAAGCAGAAGCAGCTAGCTTCATGAATTCATTCAATGATATAAATGGAGTTCCTGCCACGGCAAATGAATATTTGTTGCAAGAGATATTAAGAAATAAGTGGGATTATAATGGAGTTGTAGTTTCAGATTGGAATTCAATAGGGGAGTTGATGAATCATGGCGTTAGTGCTGACCTGAAGAACGCTGCAAAAAAGGCAATTAATGCTGGTAGTGAAATAGATATGGAAGGTACCGCCTATGTTCAAAATTTAGTGGATTTGGTTAATAGTGGAGAGCTTAAGGAATCAATTGTTGATAAAGCAGTTCGTCATGTATTACAATTAAAATATGAATTAGGTCTTTTTGATGATCCTTACAAATATTCTAATATTCAAAGAGAAAAAGAAGTTGTCGGACATGAGTCTCATTATCAATTAGCCGAGGAAATGGCTAAAGAGTCAATTGTATTATTGAAAAATGAAAATGAGCTTTTACCGATAAAAAACACCAATAATATTGCAGTAATTGGACCACTGGCTAACGATCAAGATACTCCTTTAGGTAACTGGAGAGCACAAGCGGTGTCAAATTCAGCTAGCTCACTATTAGACGGGCTTAAAAATGCATTACCTAATTCTAATATAGAATACGCAGAAGGAGTTAAACTATCAATAGGCCCTAATAACTTTTTTGAAGAACAGCTTATTAATCAGGATGACAGATCCGGTTTTAAAGAAGCTATTCAACTAGCTAAGCAATCAGATCTTGTTATTCTAGCTTTAGGCGAAACTGCTTATATGTCGGGAGAAGCGAGAAGCAGAGCAGATATCGGTTTACCTGGTCTTCAACAAGAATTACTTATAGAAATTCATTCTGTAAATCCGAATATAGTATTGGTGCTTATGAATGGAAGACCTCTTTCTTTAAGCTGGGAAGATGAAAATATACCCGCAATAGTAGAAGCTTGGCACTTAGGTCAAAAAGCCGGAGATGCTATTGCAGCTACTTTAGTAGGGGATAATAATCCTTCTGCTAAGTTGACGATGAGTTTTCCTCGCCATTTAGGTCAAATCCCAATTTATTATAATCATAAAATTACGGGTAGACCGTCTACGGCTCCTGGAATGGTATTTTATTCACATTACACTGATGTAGTTAATTCACCTCTTTATCCATTTGGTTATGGTTTAAGCTATTCTGAATTTGAATATGGTGAAATTGAATTATCGGCTAATGCTATGAATGAATCAGAAGAAATTACAGCATCAATTGATGTAAAAAACATATCTAATGTAGATGGTAAGGAAATTGTTCAACTCTACATTCAAGATTTAGTAGCGGAGGAAACTCCTATGGTCAAATCCTTAAAAGGATTTAAGAAAGTAGATATAAAAGCAGGAGAAACTGTTCAGGTGGAATTTAAAATCACTAATGATATGCTTTCTTATTATAAATCAAATGGAGAGTTGACACTGGAAAAAGGAGCTTTTCATGTTTTTATTGGGCCTCACTCACAAGTTCAGAATTATGAAGAAATTGTATTAAAATGA
- a CDS encoding glycoside hydrolase family 16 protein → MKFAYLLTLIIVFSQCSSKETNLVWSDEFDDVQKLGEKWNIVEGNGCPELCGFGNNELQYYTALEENLKVENGKLIIQALKNQNRTYTSAKLTTEKMAEWQYGYIEVRAKLPDARGTWPAIWMLPTLDKRIEWPKDGEIDIMEYVGYNPGTVYGTIHTESYNHIKGTEKTDSIKVEDADENFHTYAIHWTDQKIEWLVDDNPYHVVYKKSGDNSTWPFDKKFHLIINLAIGGNWGGKYGVDDQSFPQEFVIDYVRVYSEKPTKTNYSQASID, encoded by the coding sequence ATGAAATTTGCTTATCTATTAACCTTAATTATTGTATTCAGCCAGTGTAGTTCAAAGGAAACCAATTTAGTCTGGTCAGATGAGTTTGATGATGTACAGAAGCTAGGTGAAAAATGGAATATTGTGGAAGGAAACGGATGCCCAGAACTTTGTGGATTTGGAAATAATGAATTACAGTATTATACCGCTTTGGAAGAGAATCTAAAAGTTGAGAATGGTAAATTAATTATTCAAGCATTAAAAAATCAAAATCGAACTTATACTTCTGCCAAGTTAACCACAGAAAAAATGGCGGAATGGCAATATGGATATATAGAAGTTAGAGCTAAACTACCTGATGCAAGAGGTACATGGCCTGCAATTTGGATGTTGCCTACATTAGACAAGCGAATTGAATGGCCAAAAGATGGTGAAATAGACATAATGGAATATGTGGGTTACAATCCAGGCACTGTTTATGGAACTATTCACACAGAAAGTTATAATCATATAAAAGGAACTGAAAAAACAGATTCTATAAAAGTAGAAGATGCAGATGAAAATTTTCATACTTATGCTATTCACTGGACGGATCAAAAAATCGAATGGTTAGTAGATGATAATCCCTATCATGTGGTCTATAAAAAGAGTGGTGATAATTCAACTTGGCCTTTTGATAAGAAATTTCACCTTATAATTAATTTGGCAATTGGTGGTAATTGGGGAGGGAAATATGGAGTGGATGATCAAAGTTTTCCTCAGGAGTTTGTTATTGATTATGTTAGAGTTTATTCTGAAAAGCCTACCAAAACTAATTACAGTCAAGCATCCATCGATTGA
- a CDS encoding glycoside hydrolase family 16 protein, translated as MSIFASCEDAPIDDVVKLPENLTIEINQSDSNPKNVSIEASADLTNFYRFYFGEDDDDFIDSKDGKAEFVYSKEGDYDITVQAHATESDFISKTEQIEIIEIKPDDEPGPVDPEQTFEGYESPLEYEGFNLVWQDEFDSDQLSDDYTFEIGTGSNGWGNNELQYYKKENTRLEDGFLVIQAKKENFGGRQYTSSRIITEGKKEFKYGRIDIRARMPYGQGIWPALWMLGGNFREVGWPFCGEIDIMEMIGGQGRENTVHGTVHWQSNDGYANFGHKKTLNDRTLAEQFHVYSIVWNADEIEWFIDNQSYGKIDLRPSHLSEFREKFFFIFNIAVGGNWPGSPNDDTKFPQELWIDYIRVFQ; from the coding sequence ATGAGCATCTTCGCATCCTGCGAGGATGCTCCTATTGATGATGTAGTTAAATTACCTGAAAATTTAACCATAGAAATTAATCAGTCTGATAGTAATCCTAAAAATGTATCAATTGAAGCAAGCGCAGACTTAACTAATTTTTACAGGTTTTATTTTGGAGAAGATGACGATGACTTTATTGATTCTAAAGATGGTAAAGCTGAATTCGTTTATTCTAAAGAAGGTGATTATGATATTACAGTACAAGCTCATGCTACTGAATCAGATTTCATTAGTAAAACAGAACAAATTGAAATTATAGAAATCAAACCAGATGATGAACCTGGACCAGTAGATCCTGAGCAAACCTTTGAAGGTTATGAAAGTCCTTTAGAATACGAAGGTTTTAATTTAGTCTGGCAGGATGAATTTGACTCAGATCAACTTTCTGATGATTATACTTTTGAAATTGGTACAGGAAGTAATGGTTGGGGTAATAATGAACTTCAATATTATAAAAAAGAAAATACCAGGCTAGAAGATGGGTTCCTTGTAATTCAAGCTAAAAAAGAAAATTTTGGAGGTAGACAGTATACATCATCAAGAATTATAACTGAAGGTAAAAAAGAATTCAAATATGGAAGAATAGATATAAGGGCTAGAATGCCGTATGGTCAGGGGATTTGGCCTGCTCTTTGGATGTTAGGTGGCAATTTTAGAGAAGTCGGATGGCCATTTTGCGGTGAAATTGATATTATGGAAATGATTGGAGGACAAGGAAGAGAGAATACTGTTCACGGAACTGTTCACTGGCAGAGTAATGATGGATACGCAAATTTCGGTCATAAAAAAACGCTAAATGACAGAACCTTAGCCGAGCAATTTCATGTTTATTCAATAGTTTGGAATGCTGACGAAATTGAATGGTTTATTGATAATCAATCATATGGGAAAATAGATTTAAGACCCTCTCATTTGTCAGAATTTAGAGAAAAGTTTTTCTTTATATTTAATATAGCAGTTGGAGGTAATTGGCCAGGGTCACCAAATGATGATACGAAATTTCCTCAAGAACTGTGGATTGACTATATTAGAGTCTTTCAATAA
- a CDS encoding flavin reductase family protein encodes MLHIDKKAIDEMESRYRGNFFNTISGFKSANLIGTIDKNKQTNLAIFNSVVHIGANPPYLGFILRPTTVERHTYSNIKETGFYTINHVQEDFIEKAHQTSAKYEKAESEFHRCGFQEEYLHSFIPPYVKQSNIKLGLKFEEEHPIKVNGTILVIGSIQHAYLDEKYIQNDGSVDISLAQTVAVSGLYQYLKTEKLDKFKYAKP; translated from the coding sequence ATGCTACATATTGATAAAAAGGCAATAGATGAAATGGAAAGTCGGTATAGAGGAAATTTCTTCAATACGATATCAGGCTTCAAAAGCGCTAATTTGATCGGTACAATTGATAAAAATAAGCAAACAAACTTAGCTATATTTAATTCAGTAGTTCACATTGGCGCAAATCCACCCTACCTAGGTTTCATACTTAGACCTACTACAGTTGAAAGACATACGTATTCTAACATTAAAGAAACTGGGTTTTACACCATCAATCATGTACAGGAGGACTTTATTGAAAAAGCGCATCAAACGTCTGCGAAATATGAAAAAGCTGAATCGGAATTTCATAGATGCGGATTTCAAGAAGAGTATCTTCATAGTTTTATCCCTCCCTATGTAAAGCAATCTAATATAAAATTGGGATTAAAATTTGAAGAAGAACATCCAATAAAAGTGAATGGAACAATATTAGTTATTGGTAGCATTCAGCATGCCTATTTAGATGAAAAATACATACAGAATGATGGATCAGTAGATATATCTTTGGCACAAACAGTGGCTGTTTCGGGTTTATATCAATATTTAAAAACTGAGAAATTAGATAAGTTTAAATATGCAAAGCCATAA